In one window of Pseudodesulfovibrio sediminis DNA:
- the phnK gene encoding phosphonate C-P lyase system protein PhnK, producing the protein MTISMEPMIHAEGVTKYYGDMIGCKDISFDLWPGEILGIVGESGSGKSTLLRCLSGRLAPSDGRVSYLSGEFGGINVHDCSESIRRKLLRTELGVVHQNPRDGLRLGVTAGANLGERLMSIGERHYGTIRETAIQWLGEVEISADRIDHFPKTFSGGMQQRLQIACNLITSPRIIFMDEPTGGLDVSVQARLLDLLRNLVARLGLSVIIVTHDLSVARLLAHRLMVMKGGEVVETGLTDQVLDDPQHPYTQLLVSSILQA; encoded by the coding sequence ATGACTATATCCATGGAACCGATGATTCACGCTGAAGGCGTGACGAAATATTACGGCGATATGATTGGCTGCAAGGACATCAGCTTCGACCTGTGGCCCGGTGAAATACTGGGCATTGTCGGCGAATCCGGTTCGGGCAAATCCACCCTGCTGCGCTGCCTCTCCGGTCGACTCGCCCCGTCAGACGGGCGTGTCAGCTACCTGTCCGGAGAGTTCGGCGGCATCAACGTACATGACTGCTCCGAATCCATCAGGCGCAAACTCCTGCGCACCGAACTCGGCGTGGTCCACCAGAACCCGCGTGACGGTCTTCGACTGGGCGTCACCGCCGGTGCCAATCTGGGCGAAAGGCTCATGAGTATCGGTGAACGCCACTACGGCACCATCCGTGAGACCGCCATCCAGTGGCTGGGTGAGGTCGAAATCAGCGCCGACCGTATCGATCATTTTCCCAAGACCTTTTCCGGCGGCATGCAGCAGCGGCTGCAAATCGCCTGCAACCTGATCACCTCGCCGCGCATCATCTTCATGGATGAACCCACCGGCGGGCTGGATGTCTCGGTGCAGGCCAGACTGCTCGACCTGCTGCGCAATCTGGTCGCCCGGCTCGGACTCTCGGTCATCATCGTCACCCACGACCTGTCCGTGGCCCGTCTGCTGGCCCACCGGCTCATGGTCATGAAAGGCGGTGAAGTCGTTGAGACCGGGCTGACGGATCAGGTGCTGGATGATCCGCAACACCCGTACACCCAACTGCTGGTTTCCTCCATCCTGCAAGCCTAG
- a CDS encoding alpha-D-ribose 1-methylphosphonate 5-phosphate C-P-lyase PhnJ, whose product MEETTVDSNHAVPGTGDTGYNYGYLNEQTKRMIRRAILKAVAIPGYQVPFAGREMPMPYGWGTGGIQLSASILGADDVFKVIDQGADDTTNAVSIRSFFARVTGVDTTEKTTEASVIQTRHRIPEAPLSEGQIMVYQVPIPEPLRWVEARETETRKMHALEEYGVMHVQLYEDIARHGRIATNFMYPVKVNGRYIMSPSPIPKFDNPKLDMSPALHIFGAGREKRIYAVPPHTEVRSLDFEDHPFSVETWDDCCALCGAEDSYLDEVILNDRGERMFVCSDTDYCSTRREQGHVGPMAERDDIAELKGSAPQTA is encoded by the coding sequence ATGGAAGAAACCACTGTGGATTCGAACCACGCAGTGCCGGGAACCGGCGACACCGGGTACAACTACGGCTACCTGAACGAGCAGACCAAGCGAATGATCCGACGGGCCATCCTCAAGGCCGTGGCCATTCCGGGATATCAGGTGCCCTTTGCCGGTCGCGAAATGCCCATGCCCTATGGATGGGGAACCGGCGGCATCCAGTTGTCCGCGAGCATCCTCGGCGCGGATGACGTCTTCAAGGTCATTGATCAGGGAGCCGACGACACGACCAACGCGGTCTCCATCCGCTCGTTCTTCGCCCGCGTGACCGGCGTGGACACCACGGAAAAGACGACCGAGGCCAGCGTCATCCAGACGCGCCACAGAATTCCCGAGGCACCGCTGAGCGAAGGCCAGATCATGGTCTATCAGGTTCCCATCCCGGAGCCGCTGCGCTGGGTCGAAGCACGGGAGACCGAAACCCGCAAGATGCATGCTCTGGAAGAATATGGCGTCATGCATGTCCAGCTGTATGAAGACATTGCACGGCATGGGCGTATCGCCACCAACTTCATGTACCCGGTCAAGGTCAATGGACGGTACATCATGAGTCCGTCCCCCATCCCGAAATTCGACAACCCCAAGCTCGACATGAGTCCGGCCCTGCACATCTTCGGAGCCGGGCGCGAGAAACGCATTTATGCCGTGCCGCCCCACACCGAAGTCAGGAGCCTTGATTTCGAAGACCACCCGTTTTCGGTGGAGACCTGGGACGACTGCTGCGCCCTGTGCGGCGCCGAAGACAGCTATCTGGACGAGGTCATCCTCAACGACAGGGGCGAGCGCATGTTCGTCTGCTCGGACACGGATTACTGCTCGACCCGACGGGAGCAGGGACACGTCGGCCCCATGGCCGAACGCGACGACATAGCCGAACTCAAGGGCTCCGCCCCGCAAACAGCATAG
- the phnL gene encoding phosphonate C-P lyase system protein PhnL has protein sequence MSVNISVKNLNKTFTLHTQGGTVIDVFANLDLEVRSGECVALAGSSGAGKSSLICSLYGNYKPQSGSINILHNGQMIDIVTATPRTVLDIRKHTMGYVSQFLRVVPRVNALDVVAEPLFHLTGDPVTARDKAAFLLKRLNIPPTLWTLPPATFSGGEQQRVNIARGFSVDYPILLLDEPTASLDADNRRVVVQLIKEAKARGTAVVGIFHDEEVRDEVADTVFEMRSFKEAA, from the coding sequence ATGTCAGTCAACATATCCGTCAAGAACCTGAACAAGACCTTCACCCTGCACACGCAGGGCGGCACGGTCATCGACGTGTTCGCCAATCTGGACCTCGAAGTCCGGTCGGGTGAATGCGTGGCACTGGCCGGATCCTCCGGCGCGGGCAAATCCTCGCTGATCTGCTCGTTGTACGGCAACTACAAGCCGCAGTCCGGCTCCATCAATATCCTGCACAACGGGCAGATGATCGACATCGTCACCGCCACCCCGCGAACGGTCCTCGACATCCGCAAGCACACCATGGGGTACGTCAGCCAGTTCCTGCGGGTTGTCCCCCGTGTCAATGCGCTGGACGTGGTGGCAGAGCCGCTCTTCCACCTGACCGGCGACCCGGTGACCGCCAGAGACAAGGCCGCCTTCCTGCTCAAGCGGCTGAACATACCCCCGACCCTGTGGACTCTCCCGCCAGCCACCTTTTCCGGCGGCGAACAGCAACGGGTCAATATCGCCCGTGGCTTCAGCGTGGATTATCCCATCCTGCTCCTTGATGAACCCACGGCATCGCTGGATGCGGACAACCGGCGGGTGGTGGTCCAGCTCATCAAGGAAGCCAAGGCTCGGGGCACGGCTGTTGTCGGCATCTTTCACGACGAGGAAGTACGCGACGAAGTGGCCGACACAGTATTTGAAATGCGCAGCTTCAAGGAGGCAGCATAA
- a CDS encoding chemotaxis protein CheW: MSASSYHDFSIPQELLNVVPYMESVEGCREELSTLGSQWDLLTILGQMSGTGTDMTGTREGFQKLASELLGQLGLETLKKVSKDIDAKAQVVVDIVIRNLFERTADIGFLATDSDIRDFLGNVDLPRSGKRSQLDMHEAIVERFREYVEKYSVYFDIVLFDTQGNIAARLDPQYTTTHSDDAFISEALTTSDEYVEYFGKTEILSDHGDSLIYAYRVTETDASDSTPLGVLALCFRFQNEMDGIFKNLIAPTDWVVLTLLDKDGRVIASSDQDHVRIGSTMELALQQDSRVVRFAGREYLAKTCATNGYESFFGLGWYGHAMLPLEHAFNAHGNTLTDRADEKVLAAVMNDPRLFSEELRNIPIQADLVQSELERTVWNGNVKESDSQSKVLLWNISDAGARTKLVFEKAIDNLHETVVSAILDDVEFQAALAVDIMDRNLYERANDCRWWALTSAFRRILAKSAISDQDVQAITDILIYINDLYTVYTALFIYDSKGTILAISDPEKNYFIGRPVSKDWITETLEIQDSQQYSVSPFETSNLYEDKHTYIYGASITDSKNPSVVHGGIGIIFDSEPQFKAMLEEIVKKDEGTGQQGFGLFTDRKGRIISSTDAEFAPGASIDIDHDLFTLKNGSKTSRIIEFRDQYYAVGASASSGYREYKRNDNYSNDVIALIFSPLAEISSLKHVEAQRREMAIDVKNTRPNGEDCTEIASFHIGNSWLGFKADIVVEATRFNNITPIPGAAPTLRGKVLYDDKVVPVIAIHTLMGAEYPRDESSLNIVFVQCDSEFSEIGLLGLIVDSLAEIPAVSQDCIDSCRSNLEGYDYTECMVKPEQGCPEKGLLVVLNPERLVKHLVKDINYW, encoded by the coding sequence ATGTCCGCATCATCATATCACGACTTTTCCATCCCCCAAGAGCTCCTGAACGTTGTGCCCTACATGGAAAGCGTTGAAGGCTGTCGTGAAGAGCTTTCCACTCTTGGCAGTCAATGGGATCTGCTCACCATACTCGGACAAATGAGCGGAACAGGAACGGATATGACAGGAACGCGCGAAGGGTTTCAGAAGCTGGCCTCGGAACTGCTGGGCCAACTGGGACTGGAAACGCTGAAGAAGGTGTCCAAGGATATCGACGCCAAGGCGCAGGTCGTGGTGGATATCGTCATCCGCAATCTCTTTGAACGAACGGCTGACATAGGATTTCTGGCCACGGACAGCGATATCCGCGACTTTCTCGGCAATGTCGACCTGCCCCGTAGCGGCAAGCGGTCACAACTCGACATGCACGAGGCCATTGTCGAGCGATTCCGTGAATATGTTGAGAAGTATTCCGTCTACTTTGACATCGTGCTTTTTGATACCCAGGGCAATATCGCGGCCCGGCTCGACCCGCAGTACACCACCACACATTCAGACGACGCCTTCATATCCGAGGCCCTGACAACATCCGATGAATACGTCGAATACTTTGGAAAAACAGAGATTCTCTCCGACCACGGCGACTCGCTGATTTATGCATACAGAGTCACGGAGACGGATGCCTCGGATTCGACGCCGCTGGGAGTCCTGGCCCTGTGCTTCCGGTTTCAGAATGAAATGGACGGCATTTTTAAAAACCTGATCGCGCCCACGGACTGGGTTGTCCTCACCCTGCTGGACAAAGACGGGCGCGTCATCGCCAGTTCGGACCAGGATCACGTCCGCATCGGCTCAACCATGGAACTGGCGCTGCAACAGGACTCGCGCGTGGTTCGATTTGCCGGGCGGGAATATCTGGCCAAGACCTGTGCGACCAATGGCTATGAGAGCTTCTTCGGGCTGGGCTGGTACGGACACGCCATGCTCCCCCTGGAGCACGCCTTCAATGCACACGGCAACACGCTGACCGATCGCGCGGACGAGAAGGTGCTTGCAGCCGTGATGAATGATCCCCGACTGTTTTCCGAAGAACTGCGCAACATCCCCATCCAGGCGGACCTTGTTCAGTCCGAACTTGAGCGCACTGTCTGGAACGGCAATGTCAAGGAAAGCGATTCCCAGTCCAAGGTGCTGCTCTGGAATATATCCGATGCCGGTGCCCGGACCAAACTGGTGTTCGAAAAAGCCATCGACAATCTGCACGAGACAGTGGTGTCCGCCATTCTTGACGACGTGGAATTTCAGGCCGCCCTTGCCGTGGATATCATGGATCGCAACCTGTATGAGCGAGCCAACGACTGCCGGTGGTGGGCTTTGACCTCGGCCTTCAGACGCATTCTGGCCAAATCCGCGATATCGGATCAGGATGTACAGGCCATTACGGACATACTCATCTACATCAACGACCTGTATACGGTGTATACAGCCCTGTTCATCTATGACAGCAAGGGCACCATTCTCGCCATTTCAGACCCTGAAAAGAACTATTTCATCGGTCGCCCCGTGTCCAAGGACTGGATCACCGAGACACTGGAGATACAGGACAGCCAGCAGTACAGCGTGTCGCCCTTTGAGACCTCGAACCTCTATGAGGACAAACACACCTATATTTACGGAGCCTCGATCACTGACAGCAAAAATCCGTCAGTGGTGCATGGCGGCATTGGCATCATCTTTGACAGCGAGCCGCAGTTCAAGGCGATGCTGGAAGAAATCGTGAAAAAGGATGAGGGAACCGGTCAACAAGGATTCGGCCTTTTCACTGACCGCAAAGGGCGTATCATCAGCTCAACCGACGCCGAGTTCGCCCCCGGAGCATCCATTGACATCGACCACGACCTCTTCACGCTGAAAAATGGTTCAAAGACCTCCAGAATCATCGAGTTCAGGGACCAGTACTATGCCGTTGGCGCGAGTGCGAGTTCGGGATATCGGGAATACAAACGGAATGACAACTATTCCAATGATGTCATCGCGTTGATATTCTCACCCCTGGCCGAGATATCCTCTCTGAAACACGTCGAAGCCCAGCGACGGGAGATGGCTATCGATGTCAAGAATACCCGTCCCAACGGTGAGGATTGCACCGAGATTGCCTCATTCCACATCGGCAACTCATGGCTGGGCTTCAAGGCTGATATCGTTGTCGAGGCCACGCGTTTCAACAACATCACCCCGATCCCGGGTGCCGCACCGACCCTGCGAGGAAAGGTCCTGTATGACGACAAGGTCGTCCCTGTCATCGCCATCCACACCCTGATGGGCGCAGAATACCCCAGAGATGAATCCTCACTGAACATCGTCTTTGTCCAGTGTGACAGCGAGTTCAGCGAAATCGGCCTGCTTGGGCTGATCGTCGATTCGCTGGCCGAGATTCCAGCCGTATCGCAAGACTGCATAGACTCCTGCCGCTCCAACCTCGAAGGCTACGACTACACCGAATGCATGGTAAAGCCGGAGCAGGGATGCCCGGAGAAAGGGTTGCTCGTCGTCCTGAATCCAGAACGACTGGTGAAGCATCTCGTCAAGGACATCAATTACTGGTAG
- the phnE gene encoding phosphonate ABC transporter, permease protein PhnE, which yields MSHQLTLEQVTPRKSFLEKLALGGLLTLILAVLVASYISTDIDPFKLYDKRQNAFEYLFGRELNDTDKQAAMDQANRLPEIIAFEEAYQDIKAEYIASGKTVDTVAIQREAQKRATAHMATMSTAERSALVKEEYDRIADEKEGGYFPPETAWSHMKEYLSALIETVAIAIWGTLIAFIAAIPMAMFAAKNTLELMIQGDGIRQRIFRWFGQFAARRSLDFCRGFNEFVMALIFVAVIGLGPYAGVLALAIHTFGVLGKVFSEAIEQIEPGQVEAVTASGAGPAQIMAFSVIPQVMPLIVSYTLLRFESNVRSATILGFVGAGGIGFLMFDKINGYLYREVCTMMIMVILSVTLIDYMCGILRRRFV from the coding sequence ATGAGTCATCAACTGACACTCGAACAGGTCACCCCCAGGAAGAGCTTCCTTGAGAAGCTCGCCCTGGGGGGCCTTCTGACCCTTATCCTGGCGGTCCTGGTGGCGTCCTACATTTCCACGGACATCGACCCGTTCAAGCTATACGACAAACGCCAGAACGCCTTTGAATACCTCTTCGGACGAGAGCTGAACGACACGGACAAGCAGGCAGCCATGGATCAGGCCAACCGCTTGCCCGAGATCATCGCCTTTGAAGAAGCGTATCAGGACATCAAGGCCGAATACATCGCTTCGGGCAAGACCGTTGACACCGTCGCCATCCAACGCGAGGCCCAAAAACGGGCCACCGCGCACATGGCCACCATGTCCACGGCAGAACGCTCGGCGCTCGTCAAAGAGGAATACGACCGCATCGCCGATGAAAAGGAAGGGGGCTATTTCCCTCCCGAGACGGCGTGGTCGCACATGAAGGAGTATCTTTCCGCGCTCATCGAGACCGTGGCCATCGCCATCTGGGGGACATTGATCGCCTTTATCGCAGCCATCCCCATGGCCATGTTTGCGGCCAAGAATACGCTGGAGCTCATGATACAGGGAGACGGCATCCGCCAAAGGATCTTCCGCTGGTTCGGCCAGTTCGCGGCCCGGCGCTCCCTGGACTTCTGCCGGGGATTCAATGAGTTCGTCATGGCCCTCATCTTCGTGGCTGTCATCGGGCTTGGTCCCTATGCGGGCGTGCTCGCCCTGGCCATCCACACCTTTGGCGTCCTCGGCAAGGTCTTTTCCGAGGCCATCGAGCAGATCGAACCGGGACAGGTCGAAGCCGTGACCGCCTCGGGCGCAGGACCGGCCCAGATCATGGCCTTCTCGGTCATCCCGCAGGTCATGCCCCTCATCGTCAGCTACACACTGCTCCGCTTCGAATCCAATGTCCGTTCAGCCACCATCCTCGGATTCGTGGGCGCAGGCGGCATCGGGTTCCTCATGTTCGACAAGATCAACGGTTATCTCTATCGCGAAGTCTGCACCATGATGATCATGGTCATCCTTTCCGTCACCCTGATCGACTATATGTGCGGCATATTGCGCCGCAGATTCGTCTGA
- the phnD gene encoding phosphonate ABC transporter substrate-binding protein has translation MFGKLTKLLIVATLMVAFALPGLAHAGTKDWPKTLKLGFIPTEGAADSAKRARPLAKKLEDLLGVKVEIFTASDYNGIITAMANKHIDIAYFGPKSYVEAAEKANAEALLLELNKQGQPGYTGIIIARKDSGIASMDQAKGKTFAFTDPNSTSGFLVPNVIFARDMKIDPKQYFKEVRFSGSHGASILAVKNGSIQVAATNNIDLDRMIEKGSASLEDFMILKKSDLIPGAPIAARKDLPASLKAAVAGALLQINDDPEALKILQNGGYAHTSDKNYDIIRYLKRLKKQLAKK, from the coding sequence ATGTTCGGCAAACTGACCAAATTGCTCATAGTGGCCACTCTGATGGTGGCATTCGCCCTCCCCGGCCTCGCTCATGCCGGGACCAAGGACTGGCCCAAAACCCTCAAACTCGGATTCATCCCCACAGAGGGAGCCGCCGACTCTGCCAAGCGCGCCCGCCCCCTGGCCAAGAAGCTGGAGGACTTACTCGGCGTCAAGGTCGAAATATTCACCGCCTCCGACTACAACGGCATCATCACCGCCATGGCCAACAAGCATATCGACATCGCCTACTTCGGCCCCAAGAGCTATGTCGAAGCCGCTGAGAAAGCCAATGCCGAGGCATTGCTCCTGGAACTCAACAAGCAGGGTCAGCCCGGCTATACCGGTATCATCATCGCTCGCAAGGATTCCGGCATCGCCTCCATGGACCAGGCCAAGGGCAAAACCTTTGCCTTCACCGACCCCAACTCCACGTCCGGATTCCTCGTCCCGAACGTCATCTTCGCCCGTGACATGAAGATCGATCCCAAGCAGTACTTCAAGGAAGTCCGTTTCTCCGGCTCGCACGGCGCTTCCATCCTGGCCGTCAAAAACGGCTCCATCCAGGTTGCCGCCACCAACAACATCGACCTTGACCGCATGATCGAAAAGGGTTCCGCCTCTCTGGAAGACTTCATGATCCTGAAGAAGTCCGACCTCATCCCCGGCGCCCCCATTGCCGCCCGCAAGGACCTGCCCGCAAGCCTGAAGGCCGCAGTCGCCGGTGCCCTGCTCCAGATCAACGACGATCCCGAGGCCCTCAAGATCCTGCAGAACGGCGGATACGCCCACACCAGCGACAAGAACTACGACATCATCCGCTACCTGAAGCGCCTGAAAAAGCAGCTGGCCAAGAAGTAA
- a CDS encoding carbon-phosphorus lyase complex subunit PhnI yields MYVAVKGGEIAIDNAHRLMAEERRGDITIPELTVEQILQQMRLAVDRVMSEGSLYDPGLAALAIKQSRGDLVEAIFLLRAYRTTLPRLYTTQPIDTTSMQVRRRISATFKDIPGGQLLGPTFDYTHRLLDFSLAAESRLPEVPTAPIDDTPLSRVMDILGTEGLVDAPAPDAPEQVGDITQDPVTFPVERDIRLQNLARGDEGFLLALGYSSQRGFGDNHPFAGEIRMGEVAISIVPDELGFEVEIGDITVSECEMVTSFVGSKTALPKFTRGYGLSFGYNERKAMAMSLVDRSLQARELGEDLVAPSQDEEFVLSHSDNVEAQGFVQHLKLPHYVDFQADLVMVRSMREAILKKERHTATPESEEAA; encoded by the coding sequence GTGTACGTAGCCGTCAAAGGTGGCGAAATAGCCATCGACAATGCTCACAGGCTCATGGCCGAAGAGCGCCGGGGGGATATAACCATCCCGGAACTCACCGTTGAACAGATTCTCCAACAGATGCGCCTTGCCGTGGATCGGGTCATGAGCGAAGGGTCACTCTACGACCCCGGTCTGGCAGCCCTGGCCATCAAACAGTCGCGGGGCGATCTCGTGGAAGCCATTTTCCTGCTTCGCGCGTACCGCACCACACTTCCCCGACTGTACACGACCCAGCCCATCGACACCACGAGCATGCAGGTGCGCCGCCGCATCTCCGCCACATTCAAGGATATTCCAGGCGGACAACTGCTCGGCCCCACATTCGACTACACGCACAGGCTGCTGGATTTCTCGCTGGCCGCCGAGTCCCGGCTCCCGGAAGTCCCGACCGCGCCGATTGACGACACGCCCCTGTCCCGCGTCATGGACATTCTCGGCACCGAGGGGCTGGTCGACGCGCCGGCCCCGGACGCCCCGGAACAGGTCGGCGACATCACACAGGACCCGGTGACGTTTCCTGTGGAGCGAGACATCCGATTGCAGAATCTCGCCCGCGGCGACGAGGGGTTCCTCCTCGCCCTCGGGTATTCCAGTCAGCGCGGGTTCGGTGACAACCACCCTTTTGCCGGTGAAATCCGCATGGGCGAAGTCGCCATCTCCATCGTCCCCGATGAACTCGGGTTCGAGGTCGAGATAGGCGACATAACGGTGTCCGAATGCGAAATGGTCACCAGCTTTGTCGGTTCGAAAACAGCCCTCCCAAAATTCACCAGAGGATACGGCCTCTCCTTCGGCTACAACGAACGCAAGGCCATGGCCATGTCGCTGGTGGACCGCTCCCTTCAGGCCAGAGAGCTTGGCGAGGACCTTGTCGCTCCGTCCCAGGACGAAGAGTTCGTGCTCTCCCACAGCGACAATGTTGAAGCACAGGGATTTGTTCAGCACCTGAAGCTCCCACACTATGTGGACTTTCAGGCTGACCTGGTCATGGTTCGCTCCATGCGGGAAGCAATTCTGAAAAAGGAACGGCACACGGCAACGCCCGAATCCGAGGAGGCGGCATGA
- a CDS encoding alpha-D-ribose 1-methylphosphonate 5-triphosphate diphosphatase — protein sequence MNIIIKNARILLRDAVITGSVKITNSFISAISQGSCNVTNAIDFDGDYLMPGFVELHTDNLEQELEPRPGVFWPDPLTSVMAHDAQMVSAGITTVLDAVSLGEYHDGPSRSKILDMSIHALRKTRRTGVLKADHKLHLRCEYSDPKVLEMFTPHIDDDVLMLVSLMDHTPGQRQFTDTDLYRRYYQKNWSDEEFNDIARRLVATQAACAMDNRKAIVDLCRQRNMPIASHDDTTPEHITQAIQERIAISEFPTTREAAELAREAGIRIVMGAPNVVRDGSHSGNVAARDLAEAGLLDILSSDYVPGSLASAAFALHRELDIPLPECVAKISLNPARAIGLSDRGEIRVGQRADMVRVREIEGIPAVLQTWSVGSMSTSEIPTKNAA from the coding sequence ATGAATATCATCATCAAGAACGCCAGGATACTGCTCAGAGACGCCGTCATCACCGGATCGGTCAAAATCACGAACAGCTTCATCTCCGCCATCAGTCAGGGATCGTGCAACGTGACCAACGCCATCGACTTCGACGGCGACTATCTCATGCCCGGTTTTGTGGAGCTGCACACCGACAACCTGGAACAGGAACTGGAACCCCGCCCCGGCGTCTTCTGGCCCGACCCGCTCACCTCTGTCATGGCCCATGATGCACAGATGGTCAGCGCCGGGATCACCACCGTGCTCGACGCCGTGTCTCTGGGAGAGTACCACGACGGCCCCAGCCGCTCGAAGATTCTGGACATGTCCATTCATGCCCTGCGCAAAACACGCAGGACCGGCGTGCTCAAGGCAGACCACAAGCTCCACCTGCGGTGTGAATACTCCGACCCGAAAGTGCTGGAGATGTTCACTCCCCATATCGATGATGATGTGCTGATGCTTGTCTCCCTCATGGACCACACGCCGGGACAGCGCCAGTTCACGGACACCGACCTTTACCGCCGCTACTACCAGAAGAACTGGAGCGACGAGGAATTCAACGACATCGCCCGGAGGCTCGTCGCCACGCAGGCAGCCTGCGCCATGGACAACCGCAAGGCCATCGTGGATTTATGCCGCCAGCGCAACATGCCCATTGCCAGCCATGACGACACCACTCCGGAGCACATCACCCAGGCGATACAGGAGCGCATCGCCATCTCGGAGTTTCCCACCACACGGGAAGCCGCCGAGCTGGCGCGCGAAGCCGGAATCAGGATCGTCATGGGTGCTCCCAACGTGGTTCGTGACGGATCGCATTCCGGCAACGTGGCCGCACGCGATCTGGCCGAAGCCGGACTTCTGGACATCCTGTCATCGGACTATGTGCCGGGCAGTCTCGCCTCCGCAGCCTTTGCCCTGCACCGCGAGCTTGACATCCCCCTGCCCGAATGCGTTGCCAAGATCAGCCTGAACCCTGCCCGGGCCATCGGTCTTTCGGACCGAGGAGAAATCCGCGTCGGCCAACGGGCGGACATGGTCCGTGTCCGTGAAATCGAAGGAATTCCGGCAGTGTTACAGACCTGGAGTGTCGGGAGCATGAGCACCAGTGAAATCCCGACTAAAAACGCCGCCTGA
- the phnC gene encoding phosphonate ABC transporter ATP-binding protein has translation MKSIDIGGNKTREAIRATALSKVYPNGTVALRDVSVGINPNDFCVIIGLSGAGKSTLLRCMNRLVRPTSGQIALFGEDVTCVNGSHLRQVRRRVGMIFQQFNLVRRLTVMDNVLVGRLRFNASPMKRGLSMLRLFSRQEKEFAFDCLQQVGIADLAYRRADALSGGQQQRVAIARALAQEPEVFLADEPIASLDPRSSETVMQILSKIHEEKGIPVLVNLHHIDFAQRYGKRILGMSKGELIFDGTARDLNPEAVSRIYGDKAEEALEELSAA, from the coding sequence ATGAAATCCATTGATATAGGCGGCAACAAAACCAGAGAAGCCATCAGGGCGACCGCCCTGTCCAAGGTGTATCCCAACGGAACCGTGGCCCTCAGGGACGTTTCCGTGGGCATCAATCCGAACGACTTCTGCGTAATCATCGGCCTGTCCGGCGCGGGTAAATCCACCCTGCTCCGGTGCATGAACCGCCTCGTCCGGCCCACCAGCGGCCAGATCGCCCTGTTCGGCGAAGACGTGACCTGCGTGAACGGCAGCCACCTCAGGCAGGTCCGCAGGCGCGTGGGCATGATCTTTCAGCAGTTCAATCTCGTGCGCCGACTCACGGTCATGGATAATGTGCTGGTCGGTCGATTGCGCTTTAACGCCAGCCCCATGAAACGGGGACTGAGCATGCTGCGTCTTTTTTCCAGACAGGAAAAGGAGTTCGCCTTTGACTGTCTGCAACAGGTGGGCATTGCCGACCTTGCCTACCGCAGAGCCGACGCACTGTCCGGCGGACAACAGCAGCGGGTGGCCATTGCCCGCGCACTGGCTCAGGAGCCGGAGGTCTTTCTGGCGGACGAACCCATTGCCAGCCTTGATCCACGCAGCTCGGAAACGGTCATGCAGATCCTTTCCAAGATCCATGAGGAAAAGGGCATCCCCGTACTGGTGAACCTGCACCACATCGACTTTGCCCAGCGATACGGAAAGCGCATTCTGGGCATGTCCAAGGGAGAACTCATTTTCGACGGCACGGCCCGCGATCTCAACCCCGAGGCAGTGTCACGCATTTACGGCGACAAGGCGGAAGAGGCTCTGGAAGAGCTTTCTGCCGCTTAG